The stretch of DNA TCAGCGAGGTCTGTTACGAGATCCGCGGCCCGGTGATCGAGCACGCCGACGCGCTGGAGGAGGCCGGTCACAGCGTGCTGCGGCTGAACACCGGCAACCCCGCGCTGTTCGGCTTCGAGGCACCGGAGGAGATCCTCCAGGACATGATCCGGATGCTTCCGCGGGCACACGGCTACACCGACTCGCGCGGCGTCCTCTCCGCCCGCAGGGCCGTCGCCCAGCGCTACCAGAACCTCGGCCTGGAGGTGGACGTCGACGACGTCTTCCTGGGCAACGGCGTCTCGGAACTGGTCTCGATGGCTGTGCAGGCACTGATCGAGGACGGCGACGAAATCCTCGTGCCCGCACCGGACTTCCCCCTCTGGACGGCCGTGACGACGCTGGCCGGCGGCACGGCGGTCCACTATCTGTGCGACGAACAGGCCGACTGGTACCCGGACCTGGACGACATGGCCTCGAAGATCACCGACCGTACGAAGGCCGTGGTCGTCATCAACCCCAACAACCCGACCGGCGCGGTCTACCCCAAGGAGGTCCTGGAGGGCATCTGCGACCTCGCCCGCCGCCACGGCCTGATGGTCTTCGCGGACGAGATCTACGACCAGATCCTCTACGACGACGCCGTCCACCACTCCACCGCCGCGCTCGCCCCGGACCTGGTCGTGCTCACCTTCTGCGGCCTGTCCAAGACCTACCGAGTGGCGGGCTTCCGCTCCGGCTGGCTGGTGGTCACCGGCCCCAAGCAGCACGCGAAGGACTATCTGGAGGGCCTGACCATGCTGGCCTCCATGCGCCTGTGCGCCAACGTCCCCGCCCAGTACGCGATCCAGGCCGCCCTCGGCGGCCGCCAGTCCATCCGCGAACTGACCGCACCGGGCGGCCGGCTGCACGAACAGCGGAACGTGGCCTGGCAGAAGCTCAACGAGATCCCGGGCGTGACGTGCGTGAAGCCCAGGGGCGCGCTGTACGCGTTCGCCCGCCTGGATCCCAAGGTCCACCGGATCCACGACGACGAGAAGTTCGTCCTGGACCTCCTCCTGCGCGAGAAGATCCAGGTGGTCCAGGGCACGGGCTTCAACTGGCCGGCCCCGGACCACTTCCGCATCCTCACGCTCCCCCACGCGGACGTCCTGGACACGGCGATCAGCAGGATCGGCCGGTTCCTCGGCGGATACCGGCAGTAGGTCCGGCACCGCGCCTCCCGGGCCCGCGGCCGTCCCGGGCCCCTCCGGCCAGGGGAAACTCCTCCGAGCCCGCGACCCGCGCCGTGTTACGGTCCCGGTGCCGGCCGCGGGACTTCGGTGCGACTTCCGGAACCTGCCTATGAAGCAATGATTCGCAGCTCGTGCCCCCATTCCCCGGCCGGCCCCGGCAAGGGAGTGCCGACCAGCCCCGGCAGGGGGCCGCGAGTGAACGGGTGAGGGCATGG from Streptomyces sp. 6-11-2 encodes:
- a CDS encoding pyridoxal phosphate-dependent aminotransferase — translated: MEFRQSSKLSEVCYEIRGPVIEHADALEEAGHSVLRLNTGNPALFGFEAPEEILQDMIRMLPRAHGYTDSRGVLSARRAVAQRYQNLGLEVDVDDVFLGNGVSELVSMAVQALIEDGDEILVPAPDFPLWTAVTTLAGGTAVHYLCDEQADWYPDLDDMASKITDRTKAVVVINPNNPTGAVYPKEVLEGICDLARRHGLMVFADEIYDQILYDDAVHHSTAALAPDLVVLTFCGLSKTYRVAGFRSGWLVVTGPKQHAKDYLEGLTMLASMRLCANVPAQYAIQAALGGRQSIRELTAPGGRLHEQRNVAWQKLNEIPGVTCVKPRGALYAFARLDPKVHRIHDDEKFVLDLLLREKIQVVQGTGFNWPAPDHFRILTLPHADVLDTAISRIGRFLGGYRQ